The DNA window GTCGAGCTCTCCCAAGGCCGCAGACCTGTGCCTCCGCCGCTCATATGTTGTTCCCATCGCCACGACATCGGTGGCCACCGTCCACGACAGCAGTGGTCGCCCATCGCACGAAGCAGATCCCCCCGGCCCCTGGTCGGGCCCGGAAGGAAAACACCGCACATCATGGCTCAGAACAACACTCACCGGATCCCCGGCCGCGCTCAGCTCCCGACCCAGCATGCACAGCGTGCGGCTCGCGGCCTCGGTGGAGCAGCCATCCTCGGCGGCGTCGTCCTCGGCACGGCCTTCACCGGCGGCGCGGCCCAGGCCGCCCCCGCCGCTCCGGTCGCGAGCGCCCCCGTCGCTCAGGCCGCCCCGGCAGCCCCCGTCGCCACCGCCCCGGCAGCGGTGCTCGACTCCACCCAGAAGCTGCGCTGGGGCTCCCGCGGCGGCGCGGTCAAGGATCTGCAGTCCGCTCTGAACGATCGCGGCGCGAACATCTCGGTCGACGGGGTCTTCGGCCCCCGCACCCACTCCGCGGTCAAGAGCTACCAGTCCTCCAAGGGCCTGCAGGTCGACGGCATCGTCGGCTCGAAGACCCGTGGCGCCCTCAACGGCGGCGGAGCCTCCGGCGGGGCCTCGGCTCCCGCCTCCTCGCCCTCCTCGAGCTCCTCCAGCTCGATCGTGAACGCGGCGCGCTCCGCCGTCGGCACCCCTTACTCCTGGGGCGGCTCCTCGCTCAGCGGCATGGACTGCTCCGGCCTGGTGAACTACGCCTACCGCTCCGCCGGCATCAGCATCCCGCGCACCTCGAGCCAGATCGCCAACGCCGGCACCTGGATCTCGCAGTCCTCGGCTCAGCCCGGCGACATCGTGGTCTGGTCCGGCCACGTCGCGATCTACGCCGGCAACGGCCAGATCATCGACGCCTCCGGATCCAAGCGCGTCGTCACCGAGCGCGCCATCTGGGGCAACCCGATCGGCTTCGTGACCTACCGCTGATCCTCGGCCCCTCGAGCGACGGCCCGACACCCTCCCAGGGTGTCGGGCCGTCGCCGTCGTCAGGGTGCCGCTCAGCCGCGCAGCGGACGGTAGACGCGCCCGAGGGCGGCCTCGGCCCCCGGGATCCGCTCGACGAGCTCCCAGCGGACGACCCGCCCTCCCGGCACCGCGAAGGCGCGGGTGCCGTCCCCCAGGAACACCGGCGCAGAGAAGATCTGCAGCTCGTCGATGAGGTCGTGCTCGAGCGCCTGACGACCGATGTCCGCGCTGATGATCTGGATGTCCCGTCCGTCGGCGATCTGCTGGGCACGGCCCACCGCCTCGACGATGTCGACGTCGAGGGCGGTCACCTGCGGATCGTCGGCGAGCTCCAGGGGCCGGTGGGTCAGGATCAGCTCGGTGCCGGACCAGGCCCCGCCGTACGCCTCAGCGGTCAGCTCGTCACGCTCGGCGGCCTGGGCCCGGGCGGCGTCGTAGCCGCGGCGGCCCGAGATGATCACGCCCACCGGCTCCGCGAGCTTCGCCACGACGTCGCCGTCCATGCGCGGCAGCGTCTCCATCCAGGACATGTCATGGTCGGGACCGGTGATGAAGCCGTCCAGGCTGACCGTGAACCCCCAGGTCACCTTGCTCCTTACGGGTGCTTCCGAGCTCATCATGGGATATCTCCTCGCGGCGCTGCGGGGACCTCCGGAAGGCCCGTGGCAGCGAGTCTCCCACCGACGAGGACGGGCCGCCACCCCCGAAGGGATGACGGCCCGTCCTCATGCAGCGCCCCTAGGAGGGGCGGCGGGTCACTCGGTCTCGGTCGCCTCGGCGGCCTCGTCCTTCGACGCCGCGGCCTTCTTGGCCGGAGCCTTCTTGGCGGCGGGCTTCTTGGCCGGAGCCTTCTTCGCAGGCGCCTTCTCCTCGGCGGCCTCGTCAGCCTCATCCTTCGAGGCCGCGGCCTTCTTGGCCGGAGCCTTCTTGGCGGCGGGCTTCTTGGCCGGAGCCTTCTTCGCAGGCGCCTTCTTCTCCGCGGGCTCCTCCTCGGAGGTCTCCCCCTCGGCGTCCTCGTCCTCAGCGCCCTTCAGGCCCAGGTCGAGCACCTCACCGGAGGCGTTCTTCACGACGACCTCCGCGAGGACGACGTCGAGCGCCTTGGAGCGCTGGACCTCGGAGAAGATCTGCTCGAGCTGACCGGACTGCGCGAGCATCTGCAGGAGCTGGTTGGGCTCGATGCCGTACTGCGCGGACAGCTGGGTCATGTAGCTCATGAGGTCGTTCTGGTCGACCTGCACCTCGCGGGTGCCGTTGATCTCGTCGAGCAGGAACTGGGCGCGGACAGCCTTCTCGGTGTCCTCGCGGATCTCCTCGCCGTGGGGATCGCCGGCCTCCTTGCCCTCGTTCTCGAGGTGGGAGGTGATCTCGTCCTCGACGAGCTGCTCCGGGACCGGGATCTCGAGCTCCTCCAGGAGCTTCTCGAGAAGGGCGTTGCGGGCCAGGGCCACGCGGTTG is part of the Brachybacterium ginsengisoli genome and encodes:
- a CDS encoding dihydrofolate reductase family protein, which codes for MTWGFTVSLDGFITGPDHDMSWMETLPRMDGDVVAKLAEPVGVIISGRRGYDAARAQAAERDELTAEAYGGAWSGTELILTHRPLELADDPQVTALDVDIVEAVGRAQQIADGRDIQIISADIGRQALEHDLIDELQIFSAPVFLGDGTRAFAVPGGRVVRWELVERIPGAEAALGRVYRPLRG
- a CDS encoding C40 family peptidase; the encoded protein is MAQNNTHRIPGRAQLPTQHAQRAARGLGGAAILGGVVLGTAFTGGAAQAAPAAPVASAPVAQAAPAAPVATAPAAVLDSTQKLRWGSRGGAVKDLQSALNDRGANISVDGVFGPRTHSAVKSYQSSKGLQVDGIVGSKTRGALNGGGASGGASAPASSPSSSSSSSIVNAARSAVGTPYSWGGSSLSGMDCSGLVNYAYRSAGISIPRTSSQIANAGTWISQSSAQPGDIVVWSGHVAIYAGNGQIIDASGSKRVVTERAIWGNPIGFVTYR